Proteins found in one Bicyclus anynana chromosome 26, ilBicAnyn1.1, whole genome shotgun sequence genomic segment:
- the LOC112045718 gene encoding cardioactive peptide encodes MSAACRVSLLLLLALLTMDFCYSASLRGYDQRMNDDIIGTPKKRPFCNAFTGCGRKRSSPTRPIPELVRQRQYVDEDGFAPLMESDNAIEDLSRQILSEAKLWEAIQEASADIARRKQREAFRK; translated from the exons ATGTCGGCCGCTTGCCGCGTCTCGTTGCTACTCCTGCTCGCCCTCCTCACCATGGACTTCTGCTACTCGGCTTCG TTACGAGGCTATGACCAACGGATGAACGATGACATCATCGGGACACCGAAGAAAAGACCATTTTGCAACGCGTTCACAG GATGTGGCAGGAAGCGATCTTCACCCACCAGGCCAATTCCAGAGCTGGTGCGGCAGAGACAG TACGTCGACGAAGACGGGTTCGCACCCCTGATGGAAAGTGACAACGCGATCGAGGACCTCTCCCGGCAAATTCTCTCCGAAGCGAAGCTGTGGGAAGCGATACAAGAAGCGAGCGCGGACATCGCTAGAAGGAAGCAAAGAGAAGCCTTCCGGAAGTAA
- the LOC112045722 gene encoding U-scoloptoxin(20)-Cw1a-like → MIKITLFISLAIIASVAFASSLSCQSCGAECAPACGTRRFRSCCFNYLRRKRGDDKVLYPHHGFRKEIGNQRPAFVDDSELWSIVTNDYKPSYLDNMIENALQTEDA, encoded by the exons atgattaaaattacCCTTTTCATTTCTTTAGCTATTATTG CCAGCGTTGCGTTTGCGTCGAGTCTGTCGTGCCAGTCGTGCGGCGCTGAGTGCGCTCCCGCCTGCGGCACGCGTCGCTTCCGTTCCTGCTGCTTCAACTACTTGAGGAGGAAACGAGGAGACGACAAG GTCTTATATCCTCATCATGGCTTTAGAAAAGAGATAGGGAACCAGAGACCAGCCTTCGTGGACGACTCTGAGCTGTGGAGCATCGTGACAAATGATTATAAACCTAGTTACCTTGACAATATGATTGAGAATGCATTGCAAACGGAGGACGCATag
- the LOC112045712 gene encoding venom protease translates to MVYKYILVLFFVCAVRCLGRDNPCKFNSTAGICKSIDDCAFARKLLYEDEKKPPMCKWEGDLRIVCCPTTDQFHATGIFKDFFYDTNQGIKLSKDMSCRYSGVQPVLCCPKPRERAMPPEPPACPPLSRPRLRTAQHFAWTKCLDYQRFFNKCVSKVTNPRQYVRVDTCGRDTFRIAGGSEANPKEFPHMAVLGCRNAVPDEEEVVWIGGGSLISEKFILTAAHVLVSPTHGVIKFALLGTVNKTDHRSGMLYNIVRRIPHPTYQPSSLNYDIALVELERPVFFSEFIRPACLPVPGREIESERIIAGWGETGFRTRAELLLTAELLEDSELCAGKFEGKNFEWNPRSMICAVGKKAITKPHHADSCKGDSGGPLMALMKSIKCSYSVEGVVSRGPRSCGQGHPGIYTRVSHYLPWILENVWPNKH, encoded by the exons atggtttataaatatatattagtgtTGTTTTTTGTCTGTGCCGTACGCTGTTTGGGAAGAG acAACCCTTGCAAGTTCAACAGTACGGCCGGGATATGCAAGTCCATCGACGATTGCGCCTTCGCCAGGAAACTGTTGTATGAGGATGAGAAGAAACCACCT atgTGCAAATGGGAGGGCGACCTGCGCATCGTGTGCTGCCCCACAACCGACCAGTTCCACGCGACCGGCATCTTCAAGGACTTCTTCTACGACACCAACCAGGGCATCAAGCTGTCCAAGGATATG TCGTGTCGCTACAGCGGGGTACAGCCAGTGCTGTGCTGTCCCAAGCCCAGGGAGCGCGCGATGCCCCCCGAGCCGCCCGCCTGCCCCCCGCTGAGCAGACCCCGCCTCCGCACCGCGCAGCACTTCGCTTGGACAA aatgCCTGGACTACCAGAGATTCTTCAATAAGTGCGTCTCCAAGGTGACCAATCCTAGGCAGTACGTGAGAGTTGACACCTGTGGACGAGACACCTTCAGGATCGCGGGAGGGTCGGAGGCTAATCCTAAGGAGTTCCCGCATATG GCAGTGCTGGGGTGCCGGAATGCGGTACCTGATGAGGAGGAGGTGGTGTGGATCGGGGGTGGCTCCCTCATCAGCGAGAAGTTCATACTGACGGCTGCTCACGTGTTGGTCTCGCCCACACA TGGAGTGATAAAGTTCGCGTTGCTGGGGACGGTGAACAAGACGGACCACAGGTCGGGGATGCTGTACAACATCGTGCGACGCATCCCGCATCCGACCTACCAGCCCAGCTCACTGAACTACGACATAGCGCTGGTCGAGCTGGAGAGGCC GGTATTCTTTTCCGAGTTCATCAGACCAGCCTGCCTGCCCGTGCCCGGGAGAGAGATAGAGTCGGAGCGGATCATAGCGGGGTGGGGGGAGACCGGCTTCAGGACCAGAGCTGAACTACTGCTCACT GCCGAGTTGCTGGAGGACAGTGAACTCTGCGCTGGCAAGTTCGAAGGGAAGAATTTCGAGTGGAACCCTCGCTCCATGATCTGCGCCGTGGGGAAGAAGGCGATTACCAAGCCGCACCATGCGGACTCCTGCAAG GGTGACAGCGGCGGACCACTCATGGCTCTGATGAAGAGCATAAAGTGCAGCTACTCCGTGGAGGGGGTCGTGTCCCGGGGCCCGCGGAGCTGTGGCCAGGGGCACCCCGGGATATACACCCGCGTGTCGCACTACCTGCCCTGGATACTGGAGAATGTGTGGCCAAACAAGCACTAG